A stretch of Microbulbifer sp. SAOS-129_SWC DNA encodes these proteins:
- the atpE gene encoding ATP synthase F0 subunit C produces the protein MHDISWFSLGSTVVAALAIGIGVLGPALAMGRAISSALEALARQPEAERSIMRTLFIGLAMIESLAIYVLVIALIILFRNPLLEYLLKPGG, from the coding sequence ATGCATGACATAAGTTGGTTTTCCCTGGGGTCGACCGTGGTGGCGGCGCTGGCCATCGGCATCGGCGTGCTCGGGCCGGCCCTGGCCATGGGCCGCGCCATCAGCAGTGCGCTGGAAGCGCTGGCGCGCCAGCCGGAAGCGGAACGCTCGATCATGCGCACGCTGTTTATCGGCCTGGCGATGATCGAATCGCTGGCCATCTACGTGCTGGTCATCGCGCTGATCATCCTGTTCCGCAATCCGCTGCTGGAATACC